Proteins from one Aspergillus nidulans FGSC A4 chromosome VIII genomic window:
- the mrd1 gene encoding RNA-binding ribosome biosynthesis protein MRD1 (transcript_id=CADANIAT00002277) encodes MESTRVFVSGLPPTLTNDQLKKHFETRFHVTDAHVLPKRRIGFVGFKSSEAAQQAVSYFNKTYMRMSKISVDIAKPIDAEPAHRKDSRTAQPDDALGNNLKRKRDGDTIKDSKTQEYLSLLQQPSKTRTWANDDQLPDPDETDSHAQEQEQPFDVDDQEELTYAQRKKAKLGQDANESSHVPVVAGYQPTTDESDGQPSPEKHEEELEDPQKDQAPVSDSDWLRSKTSRLLGLLDEDEQETFASPAAATNPTPIINSNVEKPEAESPEKPAESDLTKAPTAAEVDTNIENIRISARLFVRNLSYETKESELEPVFSPFGKIEEIHVAFDTRFTTSKGFAYVQYADPDAAVEAYRNLDGKIFQGRLLHILPASQKKTYKLDEHELSKLPLKKQKQIKRKQEAASSTFSWNSLYMNADAVMSSVAERIGVSKADLLDPTSSDAAVKQAHAETHVIQETKAYFKANGVNLDAFKQRERGNLAILVKNFSYGTKTEDLRKLFEPFGQITRLLMPPSGTIAIVAFARPDEAQKAFKSLAYRKLGDSILFLEKAPKDLFEADVPPQNPLPETKAVSQGFSTADTFAADEGDEEVMATATLFIKNLNFSTTNQSLIEAFRPLDGFVSARIKTKPDPKNPGQTLSMGFGFADFKTKAQAQAALAVMNGYTLDRHTLVVRASHKGMDAAEERRKEDTAKKIAARRTKIIIKNLPFQATKKDVRSLFGAYGQLRSVRVPKKFDRSARGFGFADFVSAREAENAMDALKNTHLLGRRLVLEFANEEAIDAEEEIQRIEKKVGEQLDRVKLQKLTGAGRKKFTVGAQDDES; translated from the exons ATGGAGAGCACAAGAGTGTTTGTCTCTGGCCTCCCCCCAACATTAACCAATGATCAACTCAAGAAACACTTTGAAACTCGCTTTCATGTCACGGATGCTCATGTCCTGCCAAAACGGAGGATTGGCTTCGTGGGCTTCAAAAGCTCTGAGGCGGCTCAGCAGGCTGTTTCTTACTTCAATAAGACATATATGAGGATGTCCAAGATTTCAGTAGACATTGCTAAGCCG ATTGATGCGGAACCTGCCCACCGCAAGGACAGTAGAACAGCTCAGCCCGACGATGCCTTGGGAAACAATCTCAAGCGTAAGCGCGATGGGGATACTATCAAGGATTCTAAAACGCAAGAGTATCTTTCCCTCTTACAGCAACCATCTAAGACCCGAACGTGGGCAAATGATGATCAGCTACCTGATCCTGATGAGACCGACTCACAtgcacaagaacaagaacagcctTTCGACGTCGATGATCAGGAGGAACTGACATACGCTCAGAGGAAAAAGGCAAAACTGGGTCAGGATGCAAACGAAAGCTCTCATGTTCCAGTAGTTGCTGGCTATCAACCTACAACTGACGAAAGCGATGGTCAACCCTCGCCTGAAAAACATgaagaggagttggaggaccCGCAAAAGGACCAGGCGCCTGTTTCTGACTCTGACTGGCTGCGCTCAAAAACAAGTCGCCTTCTAGGCTTGCTAGACGAAGATGAACAAGAAACGTTTGCGTCCCCTGCGGCGGCCACGAATCCTACGCCAATAATCAACTCCAACGTTGAGAAGCCCGAAGCTGAGAGTCCGGAGAAGCCCGCTGAGAGCGACTTGACGAAAGCGCCCACAGCAGCGGAAGTTGACACGAACATCGAAAACATCCGCATTTCAGCACGTTTATTTGTCAGAAATTTGTCTTACGAGACGAAAGAGTCAGAACTCGAGCCGGTTTTTTCGCCTTTTGGCAAAATTGAAGAA ATTCATGTTGCCTTCGATACAAGATTTACGACCAGCAAAGGATTTGCGTACGTTCAGTACGCTGATCCTGACGCGGCTGTTGAAGCGTACAGAAATTTAGATGGAAAGATCTTTCAGGGTCGCTTATTACATATTCTGCCTGCAtcgcagaagaagacgtacAAGCTAGACGAGCACGAGCTGTCCAAATTGCCGTtaaagaagcaaaagcagaTCAAGCGAAAACAGgaggctgcttcttcaacgttCAGCTGGAACTCCCTGTATATGAAT GCTGATGCCGTCATGTCTTCCGTTGCTGAACGAATTGGTGTCTCCAAAGCTGACCTTTTGGATCCCACTTCGTCGGATGCCGCTGTCAAGCAGGCCCATGCTGAAACGCATGTAATCCAAGAGACAAAAGCTTATTTCAAAGCAAACGGTGTAAATTTGGACGCTTTCAAGCAACGAGAGCGCGGAAATCTCGCCATTTTAGTAAAGAACTTCTCGTATGGCACAAAAACCGAAGACCTTCGCAAATTATTTGAACCCTTCGGACAAATCAccaggctgttgatgccgCCGAGCGGCACAATAGCTATTGTGGCATTCGCGCGACCGGATGAAGCGCAGAAGGCTTTCAAAAGCCTAGCGTACCGAAAACTTGGTGACTCGATCCTCTTTTTGGAGAAGGCACCAAAAGACCTTTTTGAGGCGGATGTTCCACCTCAGAACCCACTGCCAGAAACCAAAGCCGTCTCGCAAGGTTTCTCAACCGCAGATACTTTTGCTGCGGATGAAGGTGACGAAGAAGTTATGGCTACTGCAACGTTGTTCATCAAGAACCTTAACTTCTCCACAACTAATCAATCTTTGATAGAAGCGTTCAGGCCGCTGGATGGCTTTGTTTCCGCAAGGATAAAAACCAAACCTGATCCCAAAAACCCTGGTCAGACACTGAGCATGGGCTTTGGTTTCGCCGATTTCAAAACCAAGGCCCAGGCCCAGGCTGCTCTCGCTGTGATGAATGGCTACACGCTTGACCGGCACACATTGGTAGTAAGGGCATCTCATAAGGGCATGGATGCAGccgaggaaagaagaaaggaggaCACTGCGAAGAAGATCGCTGCACGACGTACCAAGATCATCATTAAGAACTTGCCGTTCCAGGCCACGAAGAAAGACGTCAGGTCGCTTTTCGGGGCTTATGGCCAGCTCCGGTCTGTGCGGGTGCCCAAGAAGTTCGACCGGTCTGCTCGGGGTTTTGGTTTCGCTGATTTTGTAAGCGCTCGAGAAGCGGAAAATGCCATGGATGCCTTGAAGAACACACACCTTCTCGGCAGGCGATTGGTATTGGAATTCGCGAACGAGGAGGCCA
- the nudG gene encoding dynein light chain nudG (transcript_id=CADANIAT00002278): protein MASEKKDKLEPQIKSVDMSEDMQQEAVEVAIEAMEKYHIEKDIAQYIKREFDSRKGATWHCVVGRNFGSFVTHETKHFIYFYLGHCAILLFKTQ, encoded by the exons ATGGCTTccgagaagaaggacaagcTCGAAC CCCAAATCAAGTCCGTCGACATG TCGGAGGACATGCAGCAGGAGGCTGTCGAAGTTG CTATCGAGGCTATGGAGAAGTATCATATTGAGAAG GACATTGCTCAATACATCAAGAGAGAA TTTGACTCTCGCAAAGGCGCTACATGGCACTGTGTGGTGGGAAGGAACTTTGGAAGCTTTGTGACGCACG AAACGAAGCACTTCATTTACTTCTACCTCGGCCACTGCGCTATCCTTTTATTCAAGACACAATAA
- a CDS encoding rhodopsin family protein (transcript_id=CADANIAT00002279): MAICITFGTHEFTSMLEGYENVRAYCYNCNHWNGRCVTRWPFFTICFIPVIPLAMHKYKEVTCYTCRFTQDLRDRPDINPDTRPPPNAGYGPQPPPQAYFGGYQQQQTPQQQMQYPPVASGATSPPPQPYAYK; encoded by the exons atggccatctgCATCACTTTCGGAACGCATG AATTCACGTCCATGCTGGAGGGGTACGAAAATGTTAGAGCTTATTGCTATAATT GCAACCATTGGAATGGACGGTGTGTGACACGATG GCCATTCTTCACGATCTGCTTCATT CCCGTGATCCCATTAGCAATGCACAAGTACAAGGAAGTTACATGCTACACATGCCGATTTACCCAGGACTTGCG TGATCGCCCCGATATTAACCCAGACACTCGGCCGCCCCCAAATGCAGGCTACGGACCACAACCTCCGCCGCAGGCATACTTTGGGGGgtatcagcagcagcaaacccCGCAGCAGCAAATGCAGTATCCTCCCGTAGCGTCGGGGGCTACATCACCGCCACCACAGCCGTATGCGTATAAGTGA
- a CDS encoding urea transporter ureA (transcript_id=CADANIAT00002280) codes for MVAVIAAPDEAGVETVTFTAPLTQGFGYGIIIGLGFAFALVMIFITWSLKRYQHEIITSEMFSTAGRSVKSGLVASAVVSSWTWAATLLQSSAVAYQYGTSGPFFYASGATVQIILFATLAIELKRRAPNAHTFLEAIRARYGTVVHLVFIVFCLMTNILVTAMLLTGGAAVLNSMTGVPVVAACFLLPIGVVLYTLFGGIKATFITDYMHTVVIVVIIFIFAFSAYASNDRLGSPGKVYDLLVQAALRNPVSGNAEGSYLTMRSKDGGIFWVINLVGNFGTVFLDNGYYNKAIAAHPVHAFPGYVIGGLCWFAIPWLCATTMGLSALALEGTRRIASVDVTAGLVLPFASVELLGYSGAVCTTLMIFMAVTSAFSAQLIAVSSILTYDIYQAYINPAAKGKRLVWVSHLSCVVFAIAMAAFATGLHYAGIGMGYLYLLMGVIISSAVFPGAMTLVWKGQNWIAAAASPVLGLAMSLVAWLVTTKTEYGVFTVETTGANYPMLAGNVAALLSPVVFSPVLTYLFGPQNYDYESMRAIRKVDDSDVAAAAHVDLELIPGASNTNSSPSQQQQEEEEIRKLNKAAFISRCLTVGMVICFLILWPIPMYGSGYVFSKKFFTGWVVVGIIWLFGTAFGVILFPLWEGRSSIKRVGKLMLLDAMGRQWKSSALVGQGDEESEESGSGAVTPSEKIVAK; via the exons ATGGTTGCGGTTATAGCTGCCCCCGATGAAGCCGGGGTAGAGACCGTTACGTTCACTGCTCCCCTCACCCAAGGGTTTGGGTACGGGATCATCATCGGGCTCGGGTTCGCCTTTGCCCTggtcatgatcttcatcacctGGTCCCTAAAGAG GTATCAACATGAGATTATCACGTCTGAGATGTTCTCCACAGCTGGACGGAGTGTCAAGTCTGGCCTGGTGGCCTCTGCTGTCGTGAGCAGTTGGACCTGGGCAGCTACTCTGCTGCAATCTTCGGCCGTGGCCTACCAGTACGGCACCTCGGGGCCGTTCTTCTATGCATCGG GCGCCACCGTTCAGATCATCTTGTTTGCAACGCTCGCCATTGAACTCAAGAGACGCGCGCCTAACGCACACACATTCCTGGAAGCCATCCGTGCCCGTTACGGTACCGTCGTAcatctcgtcttcatcgtttTCTGCCTGATGACCAACATCCTCGTTACGGCCATGCTGCTCACTGGCGGCGCAGCGGTGCTCAACTCTATGACTGGCGTCCCAGTTGTTGCAGcctgcttcctcctcccaatCGGTGTGGTTCTGTACACCCTTTTCGGAGGCATTAAAGCAACATTCATCACCGACTATATGCACACTGTTGTCATTGTCGtgatcatcttcatcttcgctttCTCTGCCTACGCCAGCAACGACCGTCTTGGCTCCCCCGGCAAAGTCTAtgacctcctcgtccaagctGCTCTGCGCAATCCGGTTTCAGGGAACGCTGAAGGTAGCTACCTCACCATGCGCTCCAAAGATGGCGGTATCTTCTGGGTCATCAACCTCGTCGGTAACTTCGGCACTGTCTTCCTGGACAACGGCTACTACAACAAGGCCATCGCCGCGCACCCAGTCCACGCTTTCCCTGGATATGTCATCGGCGGTCTCTGCTGGTTCGCTATTCCCTGGCTCTGCGCGACAACGATGGGTCTCTCTGCACTTGCGCTAGAGGGAACGCGCCGCATTGCCTCCGTTGACGTAACAGCCGGCCTCGTCCTTCCCTTTGCATCTGTCGAACTCCTCGGATATAGTGGCGCAGTATGCACAACCCTTATGATCTTTATGGCCGTGAcctctgccttctcggccCAGCTCATCGCCGTGTCCTCGATCCTCACCTACGATATCTACCAAGCCTACATCAACCCTGCCGCAAAGGGCAAACGCCTCGTCTGGGTCTCGCACCTCTCCTGCGTAGTCTTCGCAATCGCGATGGCTGCCTTTGCGACAGGTCTTCACTACGCTGGTATCGGTATGGGCTATCTCTACCTTCTCATGGGCGtcatcatctcctcagcCGTGTTCCCGGGCGCCATGACCCTCGTCTGGAAGGGGCAGAACTGGATCGCGGCAGCCGCCTCTCCAGTTTTGGGCCTCGCAATGTCCCTGGTTGCGTGGCTTGTTACAACAAAGACAGAGTATGGCGTCTTCACCGTCGAAACCACAGGAGCAAACTACCCCATGCTAGCGGGCAACGTCGCCGCCCTTCTCAGCCCTGTCGTCTTCTCGCCAGTCTTGACATACCTCTTCGGCCCTCAGAATTACGACTACGAATCCATGCGCGCCATCCGCAAAGTCGATGACTCGGATGTCGCCGCGGCGGCGCACGTCGACCTCGAGCTCATTCCCGGCGCTTCCAATACAAACTCGTCCCCTtcacagcaacagcaagaggaagaggaaataAGAAAACTCAACAAAGCCGCATTTATTTCCCGCTGTCTCACAGTTGGCATGGTAATTTGTTTCTTGATCCTCTGGCCTATACCCATGTATGGCAGCGGGTacgtcttcagcaagaagTTCTTCACAGGCTGGGTTGTTGTGGGCATCATCTGGCTCTTTGGGACTGCGTTCGGGGTGATTCTATTCCCGCTCTGGGAGGGTAGGAGCAGTATCAAAAGGGTTGGTAAGCTTATGCTGCTCGATGCGATGGGAAGGCAGTGGAAAAGCAGTGCTCTGGTAGGCCAGGGAGAcgaagagagtgaagagtCTGGGTCTGGTGCTGTTACACCGAGCGAGAAGATTGTTGCAAAATGA
- a CDS encoding protein sec61 (transcript_id=CADANIAT00002281), with amino-acid sequence MSSPRAASPLTSGAESGPESKSAGAASAVSSVNRPSSPTPPGGPRAALRRRAAADHKESLRNARPSSTRAAGAGGSSSTMLKLYTDESPGLRVDPVVVLVLSLGFIFSVVGLHDHSQILLVSCRAVIGLLLIFGVWSYLGAIELDAGRTAWHMFKQNGSHVCRTVTTWLAEHVHLPFCKTSTIKERQSIYSTFLNLRIPYTPSTPFSVSFHAPVSLGCTVHGNYLFKPDFSLLSAFEANTHLQYGSYFLR; translated from the exons ATG TCTTCTCCCCGCGCTGCCTCCCCATTGACCTCTGGCGCCGAATCAGGCCCTGAGTCCAAGTCCGCTGGAGCCGCCTCAGCCGTCTCTTCCGTCAaccgcccttcttctcccactccCCCCGGTGGTCCCCGAGCTGCTTTGCGTCGCCGCGCGGCTGCCGACCATAAGGAATCTCTCCGAAATGCCCGTCCTAGCTCAACCCGCGCCgccggtgctggtggctcctccagcaccatgcTCAAGCTGTACACGGATGAGAGCCCTGGTCTCAGGGTTGACCCGGTTGTTGTCTTAGTTCTTAGCTTGggtttcatcttctctgtTGTCGGTCTGCATG ATCACTCGCAAATTCTCCTCGTGAGCTGCAGAGCCGTTATCGGCCTATTGCTTATTTTCGGTGTCTGGTCTTATCTGGGTGCCATTGAGCTGGATGCGGGCAGAACGGCCTGGCATATGTTCAAGCAGAATGGTTCCCATGTGTGTAGAACTGTGACGACTTGGCTCGCTGAACATGTCCACCTTCCGTTCTGCAAGACATCGACTATCAAGGAGCGCCAATCGATATACTCGACATTTCTGAACCTTCGGATACCATATACCCCCTCTACTCCTTTCTCTGTTTCGTTCCATGCGCCGGTGAGCTTGGGATGCACAGTGCATGGAAATTACCTATTCAAACCCGATTTCTCTTTGCTGAGTGCTTTTGAAGCCAATACCCATCTGCAGTATGGGTCATACTTTTTGCGTTAA
- a CDS encoding uncharacterized protein (transcript_id=CADANIAT00002282) has protein sequence MYKPNSLWTWSFAIVTLVQTVITLALQCYIFANFQLQLTAEAELVTSSKTIPTFLALYSFGFLYELFLVYDALRLKNTIQVIGLCLCNIGLLVYGAVQVQQIKEAVTVLTDNDAVNPDIWAETQPFLIIIPIVVAMGSVLMMIVAWKLYDEFAWSIYKHISADLRMKRRYLTYQIYIALLKFDLFFFLGFTIQFLVIVTNRKDTEFALTIAAIPVTILILLCAALFVKRESSIGMIAIILLYFAAMAYFLFKLVRMYQPATANDYSTARRSLTFFAIITLILIVMTIINACVCMHNFHRGLKPHINKKKKGKDGEKGSTELSNVAGQVPTRMMID, from the exons ATGTACAAACCGAATTCCCTTTGGACGTGGTCCTTTGCCATCGTCACATTAGTTCAAACCGTCATCACCCTTGCTCTGCAATG CTATATCTTCGCAAACTTCCAGCTCCAACTCAcagccgaagccgaacttGTGACCTCCTCTAAAACAATCCCAACTTTCCTTGCACTGTACAGTTTCGGATTTCTCTACGAACTATTCCTCGTGTACGACGCTTTGCGCCTCAAAAATACCATTCAGGTTATTGGATTGTGTTTGTGCAATATTGGACTGTTGGTTTATGGCGCagttcaggttcagcagaTCAAGGAAGCTGTGACAGTCCTAACGGATAATGATGCAGTCAACCCTGACATCTGGGCCGAAACTCAACCGTTCCTTATCATTATTCCGATCGTTGTGGCCATGGGTAGtgtgctgatgatgatcgTCGCCTGGAAGCTTTATGATGAATTCGCATGGTCCATCTACAAGCACATCAGCGCTGATCTGCGCATGAAGCGTCGTTATCTAACGTACCAG ATTTACATCGCGCTGCTTAAGTTCgaccttttcttcttcctcggtttCACGATCCAATTCCTTGTCATTGTTACGAACAGAAAAGACACAGAATTTGCCCTTACCATTGCCGCCATACCGGTTACaatccttatcctcctctGTGCAGCATTATTCGTGAAGCGTGAGAGCTCGATAGGAATGATCGCCATTATT CTTCTTTATttcgcagccatggcgtacttcctcttcaagctggTTCGTATGTATCAACCAGCAACCGCCAATGACTATTCAACTGCCCGACGATCTCTGACATTCTTTGCCATCATTACACTGATATTGATCGTGATGACAATTATCAATGCCTGCGTGTGCATGCACAACTTCCACAGGGGGCTGAAGCCTCACATcaacaagaaaaagaagggcaaggatgggGAAAAGGGCTCTACGGAGCTGTCGAACGTTGCCGGTCAGGTGCCCACCCGAATGATGATCGACTAA
- a CDS encoding vezatin family protein (transcript_id=CADANIAT00002283) produces the protein MESLVYENSPLAEYLRGEGEHSSDWPVKESEHEDDLSDSTTADFAPRGASKFQTRIRNKLPKPVNFNASRQTAALGRLYDVCTSALNSRLGRNDNERFLEQFGYVIVASQLLNEHSAPSYTSATDVLSNTVPTDLPAISTTFGLQGAFVTASTSFSIAWLLHWSRPRAGTGINPRKVGVLLVLVPVLGVLFYAFARRQWLKYLRHQAVDAAVLLIGNAQGFDSAASASVVLEDQTQVRRCLRLRRIVSECFYSMLDHYIQAQHVLQPLTDSANLAKYYDIYDISQEDLIEVETALADRETEDQFSLRGLRTLFGRLYLVRKSILCCLLALGADGGGSDIARWSTAIEQMRNLTTVTGQNMQRMTSVLNEEDRAADVPPSPLPTASPGKERLRAQYRKLNLLSQGIRALHAKMHVFKEMSTNDLDRTDTSELEASLLAQYESIGSDIRGLLQEWESGKASLTNSLDRDSVASRSRPPSGLFPVSPTPSLGGTTAVEGSPSDALRALNGESRPVSGINYSIDDVEEVLEAVALPRNNKRASLTREERIARVKEDRAKQAAARDRMDANTHMLKELEMVIKQRPKTTHSKRVTSL, from the exons ATGGAATCCCTGGTTTACGAGAATTCGCCTTTGGCCGAGTATCTTCGAG GAGAAGGTGAACATAGTTCAGACTGGCCAGTCAAAGAGAGCGAGCATGAAGACGACCTATCCGACTCGACGACCGCCGACTTTGCGCCTCGAGGGGCGTCGAAGTTCCAGACCCGGATACGGAACAAATTGCCAAAACCTGTAAACTTTAATGCGTCGCGCCAGACAGCCGCCCTGGGTCGGTTGTACGATGTCTGCACA TCTGCTTTGAATTCCCGTCTCGGTCGGAATGATAATGAGAGATTCTTGGAACAATTCGGATACGTCATTGTCGCATCGCAACTACTGAACGAACATAGCGCTCCGTCGTACACCTCCGCTACCGATGTGCTATCCAATACCGTCCCAACTGACCTTCCTGCAATATCTACAACGTTTGGTCTACAAGGCGCCTTTGTGacagcctcaacctccttctcgatCGCTTGGTTATTACATTGGAGTCGGCCTCGGGCGGGAACGGGCATCAACCCTCGAAAGGTTGGCGTGCTTTTAGTGCTGGTTCCGGTGCTTGGAGTGTTATTTTACGCGTTTGCGAGACGCCAGTGGCTGAAATACCTGCGACACCAAGCCGTCGATGCTGCTGTGCTGTTGATAGGTAATGCTCAGGGATTCGACTCGGCGGCTTCAGCATCCGTAGT ACTCGAAGACCAGACACAGGTCCGTCGGTGTCTGCGACTGCGTCGCATCGTATCCGAATGCTTTTACTCTATGCTGGACCACTATATTCAAGCGCAGCATGTTCTACAGCCGCTGACAGACAGTGCAAATCTCGCTAAATACTACGACATTTACGATATTTCGCAAGAAGATCTCATAGAGGTTGAAACAGCGCTCGCTGACCGAGAAACCGAAGATCAATTTTCTTTACGCGGCCTACGTACACTATTCGGACGGTTATACCTTGTTAGGAAGAGCATTCTCTGCTGTCTTCTGGCCCTCGGCGCCGACGGGGGCGGCTCAGATATCGCGAGGTGGAGTACCGCTATTGAACAGATGCGAAACTTAACAACAGTAACTGGCCAGAACATGCAAAGGATGACCAGCGTCCTCAACGAAGAAGACCGCGCGGCTGATGTCCCGCCATCGCCACTTCCAACAGCTTCTCCCGGCAAAGAGCGCCTACGCGCTCAGTACAGGAAGCTGAATTTGCTTTCTCAGGGCATTCGTGCCCTTCATGCAAAGATGCACGTATTTAAAGAAATGTCAACAAACGATCTAGATCGCACTGACACAAGCGAGCTGGAAGCATCACTCCTGGCTCAGTACGAATCAATCGGAAGTGACATCAGGGGCTTGCTCCAAGAATGGGAATCCGGCAAAGCCAGCCTCACGAACAGCCTGGACAGGGACTCTGTTGCTTCTCGTTCGCGACCACCCAGTGGACTTTTCCCGGTTTCGCCCACGCCCAGTCTAGGCGGTACTACTGCAGTAGAAGGCAGTCCATCTGACGCGCTGAGGGCGTTGAACGGCGAAAGCAGGCCTGTTTCAGGTATTAACTATAGCATCGACGACGTTGAAGAGGTTCTCGAAGCTGTTGCCCTTCCGCGAAATAACAAGCGAGCTTCTTTGACCCGAGAAGAGCGTATCGCGCGAGTAAAAGAAGACCGAGCTAAACAAGCTGCTGCACGAGACCGAATGGACGCTAACACTCACAtgctcaaagagctcgagaTGGTGATCAAGCAGAGACCCAAAACTACCCATTCAAAACGCGTCACAAGCCTCTGA